The Streptomyces sp. NBC_01268 genome window below encodes:
- a CDS encoding M16 family metallopeptidase: protein MTSRSPRATARPSSEGRAVARTQTLLPGKDGIGTVRRTTLPGGLRIVTETLPSVRSATFGIWAHVGSRDETPTLNGATHYLEHLLFKGTHQRSALDISASIDAVGGEMNAFTAKEYTCYYARVLDTDLPLAIDVVCDMLTGSLILDSDLDAERGVILEEIAMTEDDPGDMVHDLFAQTMFGDTPLGRPVLGTVDTINALTRDQVARFYKKHYDPTHLVVAAAGNVDHATVVRQVRRAFEKAGALTRTDATPIAPRDGHRTLRTAGRVELLGRRTEQAHVVLGMPGLARTDERRWALGVLNTALGGGMSSRLFQEVREKRGLAYSVYSYTSGFADCGLFGVYAGCRPSQVHDVLRICRDELDKVATDGLTDDEIARAIGQLSGSTVLGLEDTGALMNRIGKSELCWGTQMSVDDMLTRIAAVTPDEVREVARDVLEQRPSLAVIGPLKDKQADRLHQAVS, encoded by the coding sequence GTGACGTCCCGTAGTCCCCGCGCGACGGCCCGCCCCTCCTCGGAGGGGCGGGCCGTCGCCCGTACCCAAACGCTTCTCCCGGGCAAGGACGGCATCGGCACGGTCCGCCGCACCACCCTGCCCGGCGGCCTCCGGATCGTCACCGAGACCCTCCCGTCGGTGCGCTCCGCCACCTTCGGCATCTGGGCCCACGTCGGCTCCCGCGACGAGACCCCGACGCTCAACGGTGCCACCCACTACCTGGAACACCTCCTCTTCAAGGGCACCCACCAGCGGTCCGCCCTCGACATCTCGGCCTCGATCGACGCGGTCGGCGGCGAGATGAACGCCTTCACGGCGAAGGAGTACACCTGCTACTACGCCCGGGTCCTCGACACCGATCTGCCGCTGGCGATCGACGTCGTCTGCGACATGCTCACGGGCTCGCTCATCCTCGACTCCGACCTGGACGCCGAACGCGGTGTGATCCTCGAAGAGATCGCGATGACCGAGGACGACCCCGGCGACATGGTGCACGACCTGTTCGCGCAGACCATGTTCGGCGACACCCCGCTCGGCCGCCCGGTCCTCGGCACCGTCGACACGATCAACGCGCTCACCCGGGACCAGGTCGCCCGCTTCTACAAGAAGCACTACGACCCGACCCACCTGGTCGTCGCCGCCGCCGGCAACGTCGACCACGCCACGGTGGTACGCCAGGTCCGCCGCGCCTTCGAGAAGGCCGGCGCCCTCACCCGTACCGACGCCACCCCGATCGCCCCGCGCGACGGGCACCGCACCCTGCGCACCGCGGGCAGGGTCGAGCTGCTCGGCCGCCGGACCGAGCAAGCCCACGTGGTCCTCGGCATGCCGGGCCTGGCCCGCACCGACGAGCGCCGCTGGGCGCTCGGGGTGCTCAACACCGCCCTCGGCGGCGGCATGTCCTCCCGCCTCTTCCAGGAGGTCCGGGAGAAGCGCGGGCTGGCCTACAGCGTGTACTCGTACACCTCGGGCTTCGCCGACTGCGGCCTCTTCGGGGTGTACGCGGGCTGCCGCCCCAGCCAGGTCCACGACGTGCTGCGGATCTGCCGGGACGAGCTCGACAAGGTCGCCACCGACGGGCTCACGGACGACGAGATCGCCCGCGCCATCGGGCAGCTCTCCGGCTCGACCGTGCTCGGCCTGGAGGACACCGGCGCGCTGATGAACCGCATCGGCAAGAGCGAGCTGTGCTGGGGCACCCAGATGTCGGTCGACGACATGCTCACCCGGATCGCGGCGGTCACCCCCGACGAGGTACGGGAAGTGGCCCGCGACGTACTGGAGCAGCGGCCCTCGCTCGCGGTGATAGGCCCGCTGAAGGACAAGCAGGCGGACCGCCTCCACCAAGCGGTCTCCTGA
- the dapB gene encoding 4-hydroxy-tetrahydrodipicolinate reductase — MSKLRVAVLGAQGRIGSEAVKAVQAAEDMELVAALGRGDKLETLAEADAQVVVELTTPSSVMENLDFCVRHGIHAVVGTTGWNEERLAQLDGWLAAAPGTGVLIAPNFSIGAVLTMKFAQIAAPYFESVEVVELHHPHKVDAPSGTATRTAQLIAAARAEAGLGAQPDGTTSGLPGARGADVDGVPVHAVRLRGLLAHQEVLLGGDGETLTIRHDSLHHSSFMPGILLGARRVVTTPGLTFGLEHFLDLG, encoded by the coding sequence ATGAGCAAGCTGCGCGTGGCGGTCCTCGGAGCCCAGGGCCGTATCGGCTCCGAGGCGGTCAAGGCCGTCCAGGCCGCCGAGGACATGGAACTGGTCGCGGCCCTCGGCCGCGGCGACAAGCTGGAGACCCTGGCCGAGGCGGACGCCCAGGTCGTGGTCGAGCTGACCACGCCCTCCTCGGTCATGGAGAACCTCGACTTCTGCGTGCGCCACGGCATCCACGCGGTCGTCGGGACCACCGGCTGGAACGAGGAGCGCCTCGCGCAGCTGGACGGCTGGCTCGCCGCCGCTCCGGGGACCGGTGTCCTGATCGCCCCGAACTTCTCCATCGGAGCGGTCCTCACCATGAAGTTCGCGCAGATCGCCGCGCCGTACTTCGAGTCGGTCGAGGTCGTCGAGCTGCACCACCCGCACAAGGTGGACGCCCCTTCGGGCACCGCGACCCGCACCGCCCAGCTGATCGCCGCGGCCCGCGCCGAGGCCGGCCTCGGCGCCCAGCCGGACGGGACGACGAGCGGCCTGCCGGGGGCGCGCGGCGCGGACGTGGACGGCGTGCCCGTCCACGCCGTACGCCTGCGGGGCCTGCTGGCCCACCAGGAGGTGCTGCTGGGCGGCGACGGCGAGACCCTGACGATCCGTCACGACTCCCTGCACCACTCCAGCTTCATGCCGGGCATCCTGCTGGGCGCCCGCCGGGTGGTCACCACCCCGGGCCTCACGTTCGGCCTGGAACACTTCCTGGACCTGGGCTGA
- a CDS encoding DUF397 domain-containing protein gives MADAQDRERVKEELYALDISGVEWQGAPGTSPDEERVEIAYLPGGGVAMRSSLDKETVLRYTKAEWDAFVLGARDGEFDLR, from the coding sequence ATGGCTGACGCCCAGGACAGGGAACGCGTGAAGGAAGAGCTCTACGCCCTCGACATCTCCGGTGTCGAGTGGCAGGGGGCGCCGGGGACCAGTCCGGACGAGGAGCGGGTCGAGATCGCGTATCTGCCGGGCGGCGGGGTGGCGATGCGCTCCTCGCTCGACAAGGAGACCGTGCTGCGGTACACGAAGGCCGAGTGGGACGCGTTCGTGCTCGGCGCGCGGGACGGCGAGTTCGACCTGCGGTAG
- the eccD gene encoding type VII secretion integral membrane protein EccD, which produces MSTTAATGFCRVTVVAPDSRIDVALPEDIAVADVHPEILRLTGQTQPVGAPTGYHLVRRDGSVLDGARSLAAQQVLDGEVLSLRPFAQSLPPAVFDDVSDAVASAVTRDRHLWSDDLLRGAGLVGGVLLLVLMGFVLWFADPLRHDMHSLPGVIAGAAGLLLTAFAGVRARVYGDRATAVALGLGALPLLLIAGSGIIAPDAGQGPGRLQFLLGCVTVLVAAVALVALTPSGDAPFVAATFLATVGTLATFVAIMTESSATETAAVCVPVAIGLVAFLPGLSARFARLPIGYASPRSASEDEFLADPHHAAHEEAQPVDGERIALQARRGHEMLLGLVGGCAAVVVGSAAVLGFAGNVWGQLLALAAGLAMLLRARLFRYTSQVACVLVAGLAAIALLILGLSLNPPVDLVKDLVMYGDRGGLDVRTIWLTAAVAAGAALVTAIGLIIPRKGLSPFWGRLLDLTEGFVLLSLVPLCLAVLDVFMAARSLTS; this is translated from the coding sequence GTGAGTACGACCGCAGCGACCGGCTTCTGCCGCGTCACCGTCGTGGCGCCCGACAGCCGTATCGACGTCGCACTCCCCGAGGACATCGCCGTCGCCGACGTCCACCCGGAGATCCTCCGGCTCACCGGGCAGACCCAGCCGGTCGGCGCCCCCACCGGCTACCACCTGGTCCGGCGCGACGGCTCCGTCCTCGACGGCGCCCGCTCGCTCGCCGCGCAGCAGGTCCTCGACGGCGAGGTGCTCTCGCTGCGCCCCTTCGCGCAGTCGCTGCCGCCCGCCGTCTTCGACGACGTCTCCGACGCCGTCGCCTCCGCCGTCACCCGCGACCGCCACCTGTGGAGCGACGACCTGCTGCGCGGCGCCGGACTCGTCGGCGGCGTGCTGCTCCTCGTCCTCATGGGCTTCGTGCTCTGGTTCGCCGACCCGCTCCGGCACGACATGCACAGCCTGCCCGGCGTCATCGCGGGCGCCGCCGGCCTGCTGCTCACCGCCTTCGCCGGCGTCCGCGCCCGGGTCTACGGCGACCGCGCCACCGCCGTCGCCCTGGGCCTCGGCGCACTGCCGCTGCTGCTCATCGCCGGCTCCGGCATCATCGCCCCCGACGCGGGGCAGGGCCCCGGCCGGCTCCAGTTCCTGCTCGGCTGCGTCACCGTCCTGGTCGCCGCCGTCGCGCTCGTCGCCCTCACCCCGAGCGGCGACGCCCCCTTCGTCGCGGCCACCTTCCTGGCCACCGTCGGCACCCTCGCCACCTTCGTGGCGATCATGACGGAGTCCTCCGCCACCGAGACCGCCGCCGTCTGCGTCCCCGTGGCCATCGGCCTGGTCGCCTTCCTGCCCGGCCTCTCGGCCCGCTTCGCCCGCCTGCCCATCGGCTACGCCTCCCCGCGCAGCGCCTCCGAGGACGAGTTCCTGGCCGACCCGCACCACGCGGCCCACGAGGAGGCGCAGCCCGTCGACGGCGAGCGCATCGCCCTGCAGGCCCGCCGCGGCCACGAGATGCTGCTCGGCCTGGTCGGCGGCTGCGCGGCCGTCGTCGTCGGCTCCGCCGCGGTCCTCGGCTTCGCCGGGAACGTCTGGGGACAGCTCCTCGCACTGGCCGCCGGCCTCGCGATGCTGCTGCGCGCCCGGCTCTTCCGCTACACCTCGCAGGTCGCCTGCGTCCTGGTCGCCGGCCTCGCCGCCATCGCCCTGCTGATCCTCGGCCTCTCCCTGAACCCGCCGGTCGACCTGGTCAAGGACCTCGTGATGTACGGGGACCGCGGCGGCCTGGACGTCCGCACGATCTGGCTGACAGCGGCCGTCGCCGCCGGTGCCGCCCTGGTCACCGCGATCGGCCTGATCATCCCGAGGAAGGGCCTCTCGCCCTTCTGGGGCCGCCTGCTCGACCTGACCGAGGGCTTCGTCCTGCTCTCCCTGGTCCCGCTCTGCCTCGCCGTGCTCGACGTGTTCATGGCAGCGCGGTCGCTGACCAGCTAG
- the rpsO gene encoding 30S ribosomal protein S15: protein MALDAAVKKQIMTEFGTKEGDTGSPEVQVAMLSRRISDLTEHLKTHKHDHHSRRGLLILVGQRRRLLQYLAKKDIQRFRALVDRLGIRRGAAGGAK, encoded by the coding sequence GTGGCTCTCGACGCCGCTGTCAAGAAGCAGATCATGACCGAGTTCGGCACCAAGGAGGGCGACACCGGCTCCCCCGAGGTCCAGGTCGCGATGCTGTCCCGCCGCATCTCGGACCTGACCGAGCACCTCAAGACCCACAAGCACGACCACCACTCCCGTCGTGGTCTGCTGATCCTGGTCGGCCAGCGCCGCCGCCTGCTGCAGTACCTGGCCAAGAAGGACATCCAGCGCTTCCGTGCGCTGGTCGACCGCCTCGGCATCCGCCGCGGTGCGGCCGGCGGCGCCAAGTAA
- the eccCa gene encoding type VII secretion protein EccCa yields the protein MSQIVVKRPPRSLPPEVPGEELVLESPPELPRGQQESALMQLLPMLGMGSSVVFFFMTPSPIMRIMGVLMLASTVAMAIAQFVRFRRGTQGQMADVRRDYLKYLAQTRRTVRRTARRQRDAQLYLHPAPEQLWSVVAEGSRVWERRVGDHDFAQARIGLGAQQLATPLVAPDTAPVDELEPLCAGAMQQFLAVHGTLDGLPMAVSMRAFYHVTISGDPESAQSAARGLVAQLVTLHSPDDLMLAVVAARGAQERWDWTKWLPHTQVPGTVDGAGTKRLFGDDLGELEQLIRSRLDGRPRFSRDNQPVLDQPHVVVVLDSHAPRGGLVPPDSLLAAAEGLQGVTIVEVVSGELDEQRGGLSVVVRPGRLRLESGGGFAYEGVPDGMSLPAAEALARQLAPLRMGGGDDDEPLLANLDFTDLLNLGDAASVDVARTWRPRSVAERLRVPIGVGEDGQPVMLDLKEAAQEGMGPHGLCVGATGSGKSELLRTLVLGLAVTHSSETLNFVLADFKGGATFAGMSQMPHVAAVITNLSDDLTLVDRMGDAIRGELQRRQELLRSAGNYANIHDYEKARAAGAPLEPLASLVLVIDEFSELLTAKPDFIDMFIQIGRIGRSLGVHLLLASQRLEEGKLRGLDTYLSYRIGLRTFSAAESRTALGVPDAYHLPSVPGSGYLKFGTDEMTRFKAAYVSGTYRTGGPRLEAGQLPIERRPALFTASPVPVVYAAPDPAYLTAQRAEEDDALADTVLDVIVRRLEGQGVPAHQVWLPPLDQAPTLDHLLPGLAQTADRGLTATEYSRPGGLTVPLGLIDKPFEQRREVLYRDFSGAAGHMMVVGGPQSGKSTLMRTLVSSFALTHTPAEVQFYCLDFGGGGLSSLADLPHVGGVASRLDPERVRRTVAEVMGVLNRREEFFRANNIDSIATYRRKRAAGELPGEAWGDVFLVVDGWGGFRNDYDMLEPVVSDLAARGLGYGIHVVITAARYMEVRAALKDQMLGRLELRLGDVMDSEFDRKVAANVPPGVPGRGQVPEKLHFMGALPRIDGASSAVDLSDGTAAFVQAAKAAWTGAAAPAVRLLPRRLPAEQLPKGFEYPQHGIAIGIDETNLEPVFVDFETDPFFLIFGESESGKTALLRLIAKQLCERYTPEQARIVVGDYRRTMLEAVAPSHLLEYAPMASAMQMHMDAINTVMTKRAPKPDITPQQLRDRSWWTGPQLFVLIDDFELVATNSGNPLQVLVENLPFARDVGIRFIVARNAAGASRAMYEPFMQRAKELGAQGVILSGDHGEGDILGNVRARKMPPGRGTFVSRKRGAPLVQLGWMPDRT from the coding sequence GTGAGCCAGATCGTCGTCAAACGCCCGCCGAGGTCCCTTCCTCCGGAAGTACCCGGTGAGGAACTGGTCCTGGAGTCTCCGCCGGAACTTCCGCGGGGACAGCAGGAGTCCGCGTTGATGCAGCTCCTCCCGATGCTGGGCATGGGCTCGTCCGTGGTGTTCTTCTTCATGACGCCGTCGCCGATCATGCGCATCATGGGCGTCCTGATGCTGGCGTCGACGGTCGCGATGGCGATCGCCCAGTTCGTGAGATTCCGCCGCGGTACGCAGGGGCAAATGGCCGATGTGCGGCGGGACTACCTCAAATACCTCGCGCAGACCCGGCGTACGGTGCGCCGGACGGCCCGTCGTCAGCGGGACGCGCAACTGTATCTGCACCCGGCGCCCGAGCAGTTGTGGTCGGTGGTCGCCGAGGGCTCGCGGGTCTGGGAACGGCGGGTCGGCGACCACGACTTCGCGCAGGCGCGGATCGGGCTGGGCGCTCAGCAGCTGGCGACCCCGCTGGTGGCGCCGGACACGGCGCCGGTGGACGAGCTGGAGCCCCTGTGCGCGGGCGCGATGCAGCAGTTCCTCGCCGTGCACGGCACCCTGGACGGGCTGCCGATGGCGGTGTCGATGCGGGCGTTCTACCACGTGACGATCTCCGGCGATCCGGAGTCGGCGCAGTCCGCCGCGCGCGGTCTGGTGGCGCAGTTGGTGACGCTGCACTCCCCCGACGACCTGATGCTGGCCGTGGTGGCGGCGCGCGGTGCGCAGGAGCGCTGGGACTGGACGAAGTGGCTGCCGCACACCCAGGTGCCGGGGACGGTCGACGGGGCGGGCACCAAGCGCCTGTTCGGCGACGATTTGGGCGAGCTGGAGCAGCTGATCCGCTCGCGCCTGGACGGGCGGCCGCGGTTCAGCCGGGACAACCAGCCGGTGCTCGACCAGCCGCACGTGGTGGTGGTGCTGGACTCCCATGCACCACGCGGTGGTCTGGTGCCCCCGGACTCGCTGCTGGCGGCGGCCGAGGGCCTGCAGGGCGTGACCATCGTCGAGGTGGTCTCCGGTGAGCTCGACGAGCAGCGCGGCGGCCTGTCCGTGGTGGTGCGGCCGGGGCGGCTGCGCCTGGAGTCGGGCGGCGGCTTCGCGTACGAGGGAGTGCCGGACGGCATGTCGCTGCCGGCCGCCGAGGCGCTGGCCCGGCAGCTGGCGCCGCTGCGGATGGGCGGCGGGGACGACGACGAGCCGCTGCTGGCGAACCTGGACTTCACGGACCTGCTGAACCTGGGCGACGCGGCCTCGGTGGACGTGGCGCGCACCTGGCGGCCGCGGTCGGTCGCCGAGCGGCTGCGGGTGCCGATCGGTGTCGGCGAGGACGGGCAGCCGGTCATGCTGGACCTGAAGGAGGCCGCGCAGGAGGGCATGGGCCCGCACGGCCTGTGCGTGGGTGCGACGGGTTCCGGCAAGTCGGAGCTGCTGCGCACGCTGGTGCTGGGGCTCGCGGTGACGCACTCCTCGGAGACGCTGAACTTCGTCCTCGCGGACTTCAAGGGCGGCGCGACCTTCGCGGGCATGTCGCAGATGCCGCACGTGGCGGCGGTCATCACCAACCTGTCGGACGACCTGACGCTGGTCGACCGCATGGGTGACGCGATCCGCGGCGAGCTGCAGCGGCGTCAGGAGCTGCTGCGGTCGGCGGGCAACTACGCGAACATCCACGACTACGAGAAGGCGCGGGCGGCGGGTGCTCCGCTGGAGCCGCTGGCCTCGCTGGTCCTGGTGATCGACGAGTTCTCCGAACTCCTCACCGCCAAGCCTGACTTCATCGACATGTTCATCCAGATCGGCCGCATCGGGCGTTCGCTGGGCGTGCATCTGCTGCTGGCCTCGCAGCGCCTGGAGGAGGGCAAGCTGCGCGGCCTGGACACGTACCTGTCGTACCGGATCGGTCTGCGGACCTTCTCCGCGGCGGAGTCGCGCACGGCGCTCGGCGTGCCGGACGCGTACCACCTGCCGTCGGTGCCGGGTTCCGGCTATCTGAAGTTCGGCACGGACGAGATGACCCGCTTCAAGGCGGCGTACGTCTCGGGGACGTACCGTACGGGCGGTCCGCGGCTGGAGGCCGGGCAGCTGCCGATCGAGCGGCGGCCCGCGCTGTTCACGGCCTCGCCGGTGCCCGTGGTCTACGCGGCGCCCGACCCGGCGTACCTGACGGCGCAGCGCGCCGAGGAGGACGACGCGCTCGCGGACACCGTCCTCGACGTGATCGTGCGCCGGCTGGAGGGGCAGGGCGTGCCGGCCCACCAGGTGTGGCTGCCGCCGCTCGACCAGGCGCCGACGCTCGACCACCTGCTGCCGGGGCTCGCGCAGACCGCGGACCGGGGGCTCACGGCGACGGAGTACAGCCGCCCCGGCGGTCTCACGGTGCCACTGGGTCTCATCGACAAGCCCTTCGAGCAGCGGCGCGAGGTGCTGTACCGGGACTTCTCGGGTGCGGCGGGCCACATGATGGTGGTCGGCGGTCCGCAGTCCGGGAAGTCGACGCTGATGCGCACGCTCGTGTCGTCGTTCGCGCTCACGCACACGCCGGCCGAGGTGCAGTTCTACTGCCTGGACTTCGGCGGTGGCGGCCTGTCCTCGCTGGCCGATCTGCCGCACGTCGGCGGTGTGGCGTCCCGGCTCGACCCGGAGCGGGTGCGGCGTACGGTCGCCGAGGTGATGGGCGTGCTCAACCGGCGGGAGGAGTTCTTCCGCGCCAACAACATCGACTCCATCGCCACCTACCGGCGCAAGCGCGCGGCCGGCGAGCTGCCCGGCGAGGCCTGGGGCGACGTGTTCCTGGTCGTGGACGGCTGGGGCGGCTTCCGCAACGACTACGACATGCTGGAGCCGGTCGTCTCGGACCTCGCGGCGCGGGGTCTGGGCTACGGCATCCACGTGGTGATCACCGCGGCCCGTTACATGGAGGTGCGGGCGGCCCTCAAGGACCAGATGCTGGGGCGTCTGGAGCTGCGGCTCGGTGACGTCATGGACTCCGAGTTCGACCGCAAGGTCGCGGCCAACGTGCCGCCGGGCGTGCCCGGGCGCGGTCAGGTGCCGGAGAAGCTGCACTTCATGGGGGCGCTGCCGCGGATCGACGGGGCGAGTTCGGCGGTGGACCTGTCCGACGGCACGGCCGCGTTCGTCCAGGCCGCGAAGGCCGCCTGGACGGGTGCCGCGGCCCCGGCCGTGCGGCTGCTGCCGCGCCGGCTGCCGGCGGAGCAGCTGCCGAAGGGCTTCGAGTACCCGCAGCACGGCATCGCGATCGGCATCGACGAGACGAACCTGGAGCCGGTGTTCGTCGACTTCGAGACGGACCCGTTCTTCCTCATCTTCGGCGAGAGCGAGTCCGGCAAGACGGCGCTGCTGCGTCTGATCGCCAAGCAGCTGTGCGAGCGGTACACCCCGGAGCAGGCCCGGATCGTCGTCGGCGACTACCGGCGCACGATGCTGGAGGCGGTGGCGCCCTCGCACCTGCTGGAGTACGCGCCGATGGCCTCGGCCATGCAGATGCACATGGACGCCATCAACACGGTGATGACCAAGCGCGCCCCGAAGCCGGACATCACCCCGCAGCAGCTGCGCGACCGCAGCTGGTGGACGGGTCCGCAGCTCTTCGTCCTGATCGACGACTTCGAGCTGGTCGCGACGAACTCGGGCAACCCGCTCCAGGTCCTGGTGGAGAACCTGCCGTTCGCGCGCGACGTCGGCATCCGCTTCATCGTGGCCCGCAACGCGGCCGGCGCCTCCCGCGCGATGTACGAGCCGTTCATGCAGCGCGCGAAGGAGCTCGGCGCGCAGGGCGTGATCCTCTCCGGCGACCACGGCGAGGGCGACATCCTCGGCAACGTCCGCGCCAGGAAGATGCCTCCGGGCCGCGGCACCTTCGTCTCCCGCAAGCGCGGGGCGCCGCTGGTCCAGCTGGGATGGATGCCGGACCGGACGTGA
- a CDS encoding polyribonucleotide nucleotidyltransferase has product MENETHYAEAVIDNGTFGTRTIRFETGRLAKQAAGSAVAYLDDDTMVLSATTASKRPKDQLDFFPLTVDVEERQYAAGKIPGSFFRREGRPSEDAILTCRLIDRPLRPSFKKGLRNEIQIVETIMALNPDHLYDVVAINAASASTILAGLPFSGPIGATRVALIKGQWVAFPTHTELEDAVFDMVVAGRVLEDGDVAIMMVEAEATEKTIELVKDGAEAPTEEVVAAGLEAAKPFIKVLCKAQSDLAAKAAKPTGEFPVFLDYQDDVLEALTAAVKGELTKALTIAGKQEREAELDRIKEIAAEKLLPAFEGREKEIGGAYRALTKKLVRERVIKDKVRIDGRGLTDIRTLAAEVEAIPRVHGSALFERGETQILGVTTLNMLRMEQQLDTLSPVTRKRYMHNYNFPPYSVGETGRVGSPKRREIGHGALAERAIVPVLPTREEFPYAIRQVSEALGSNGSTSMGSVCASTMSLLNAGVPLKAAVAGIAMGLISEEIDGQTHYVALTDILGAEDAFGDMDFKVAGTKQFVTALQLDTKLDGIPASVLAAALKQARDARLHILDVMNEAIDVPDEMSPNAPRIITVKIPVDKIGEVIGPKGKMINQIQEDTGAEITIEDDGTIYIGAQQGSQAEAARATINGIANPTMPEVGERYLGTVVKTTTFGAFVSLLPGKDGLLHISQIRKLAGGKRVENVEDVLAIGSKVQVEIAEIDQRGKLSLIPVIADEDGAADDKGDTDQ; this is encoded by the coding sequence GTGGAGAACGAGACCCACTACGCCGAGGCCGTCATCGACAACGGCACCTTCGGCACCCGCACCATCCGCTTCGAGACCGGCCGTCTGGCCAAGCAGGCCGCCGGCTCCGCCGTCGCCTACCTGGACGACGACACGATGGTCCTCTCTGCGACCACCGCCTCGAAGCGCCCCAAGGACCAGCTCGACTTCTTCCCCCTCACGGTGGACGTCGAGGAGCGGCAGTACGCGGCCGGCAAGATCCCCGGCTCCTTCTTCCGCCGCGAGGGCCGGCCCTCCGAGGACGCGATCCTCACCTGCCGCCTCATCGACCGGCCGCTGCGCCCCTCCTTCAAGAAGGGCCTGCGCAACGAGATCCAGATCGTCGAGACGATCATGGCGCTCAACCCCGACCACCTGTACGACGTGGTCGCGATCAACGCCGCCTCCGCGTCCACGATCCTGGCGGGCCTGCCCTTCTCCGGCCCCATCGGCGCCACCCGCGTCGCCCTGATCAAGGGCCAGTGGGTCGCGTTCCCGACGCACACCGAGCTCGAGGACGCCGTCTTCGACATGGTGGTCGCCGGTCGCGTCCTGGAGGACGGCGACGTCGCGATCATGATGGTCGAGGCCGAGGCCACCGAGAAGACCATCGAGCTCGTCAAGGACGGCGCCGAGGCGCCGACCGAGGAGGTCGTCGCCGCCGGTCTCGAGGCCGCGAAGCCCTTCATCAAGGTCCTCTGCAAGGCCCAGTCGGACCTCGCCGCCAAGGCCGCCAAGCCCACCGGCGAGTTCCCGGTCTTCCTGGACTACCAGGACGACGTCCTGGAGGCGCTCACCGCCGCCGTCAAGGGTGAGCTCACCAAGGCGCTCACCATCGCCGGCAAGCAGGAGCGCGAGGCCGAGCTCGACCGCATCAAGGAGATCGCCGCCGAGAAGCTACTCCCGGCCTTCGAGGGCCGCGAGAAGGAGATCGGCGGTGCCTACCGCGCGCTGACCAAGAAGCTGGTCCGCGAGCGCGTCATCAAGGACAAGGTCCGCATCGACGGCCGTGGCCTCACGGACATCCGTACGCTCGCGGCCGAGGTCGAGGCCATCCCGCGCGTGCACGGCTCGGCGCTGTTCGAGCGTGGCGAGACCCAGATCCTGGGCGTCACCACCCTCAACATGCTCCGCATGGAGCAGCAGCTGGACACCCTCTCCCCGGTGACCCGCAAGCGCTACATGCACAACTACAACTTCCCGCCGTACTCCGTCGGCGAGACCGGCCGCGTGGGCTCGCCCAAGCGCCGCGAGATCGGCCACGGCGCGCTCGCCGAGCGCGCCATCGTGCCGGTGCTGCCGACCCGCGAGGAGTTCCCCTACGCGATCCGCCAGGTGTCCGAGGCCCTCGGCTCCAACGGTTCGACGTCCATGGGCTCGGTCTGCGCCTCCACCATGTCGCTGCTGAACGCCGGTGTGCCGCTCAAGGCCGCCGTCGCCGGTATCGCCATGGGTCTGATCTCCGAGGAGATCGACGGCCAGACGCACTACGTCGCCCTCACCGACATCCTCGGTGCGGAGGACGCCTTCGGCGACATGGACTTCAAGGTCGCCGGCACGAAGCAGTTCGTGACCGCGCTCCAGCTCGACACCAAGCTGGACGGCATCCCGGCCTCCGTCCTGGCCGCCGCGCTGAAGCAGGCCCGCGACGCGCGTCTGCACATCCTCGACGTGATGAACGAGGCGATCGACGTTCCGGACGAGATGTCCCCGAACGCGCCGCGCATCATCACCGTCAAGATCCCGGTGGACAAGATCGGTGAGGTCATCGGCCCCAAGGGCAAGATGATCAACCAGATCCAGGAGGACACCGGCGCCGAGATCACGATCGAGGACGACGGCACCATCTACATCGGTGCCCAGCAGGGCTCGCAGGCCGAGGCCGCCCGCGCCACGATCAACGGCATCGCCAACCCGACCATGCCGGAGGTCGGCGAGCGCTACCTGGGTACGGTCGTCAAGACCACCACCTTCGGTGCCTTCGTCTCCCTGCTCCCGGGCAAGGACGGCCTGCTGCACATCTCGCAGATCCGCAAGCTGGCCGGTGGCAAGCGCGTGGAGAACGTCGAGGACGTGCTCGCGATCGGCTCCAAGGTCCAGGTCGAGATCGCCGAGATCGACCAGCGCGGCAAGCTGTCCCTGATCCCCGTGATCGCGGACGAGGACGGCGCCGCCGACGACAAGGGCGACACCGACCAGTGA